A segment of the Corylus avellana chromosome ca2, CavTom2PMs-1.0 genome:
TCACTCGCTGGTTCACACACTCAAAGGATAGAAGAAACACTATCACACCTGATTGTTTAACGTCAAAACAACTACTAAATGCAatacagaatatatatatatatatatagaacaaatATTAAGTAATCTTGAAAACCACCAAGAAAACCATAGAAAAGCTAGCTCAAACACATACAAATCTCTTGATGCCCATTGcaatctaaaaaaatacaacagaCAACAAAAGCACTCACTTATTTTACCCTCGTTTTGGCCTGATCTCAATCCCTTGAACAATGAGGCCGCCCTTCCAGTTACCCCCCTTCACCTCCAAAACACTCATTTCCACTtccccatcatcatcatcttctcctCCATTGAAGAACTCACCTAGCTCCATCTCCAACCATCCATCTCCTCTCTCCTTTGGACACTCGCCATCCTCCTCCTTCACTCTTGGCCGACACGGTTGGCACAAGATGCCGCTGCGGGTAAAACGCCTGCCTCGCCGCCGTACAATCTGGTGGCGCAACCTCCGCCCTCTCTCCGCATCTAAAAAGACACTCCGCTTATGCCCGCCTGCACTTCCGACAACTCCGACCTCAACCTCGACAGGTTGGTTTTCAAATCCGAATGATCCTGTCGTTGCCTTGAACACGAGGTGAGCTGTATACAGTGTGGTTGGGGACAGCATGCCGGTGTTAATCTTCCCGCGGATTTCCAGCCAACACACACTGATAAGCTCCGCCACTTCCGGAAACCTGTTTTTGCATGTGAATGAAATCAGAGGTccgccaaaaaagaaaagaaaaagaaagcgtCGAGAGAGATTGATGCAGCACCGACAGATGGAGCTTCTATTAAGTTGTTCGTAGGGTTATCCTAGTCGGTCTACATAAGTTTATACAATCGTTGACTCCACTCTTCCTTCTCTTTGGCTCTGGGCCTTTCCCCTGTGCGTTGTATTTTGGCAAGGGCTTTTTTATTGTTTcgtaaacttttaaaattactattaaatttgtgataaattactgttaaattttaatataatggcAATTTTAAGAGACACGTcaattttgagaataaaaaaaaaaaaaccataagtatttgttttgtttaagaTTTCATGAGCCATGGATTCTTTGATGGGTGTTATAATTCACTCATTCAAAATTACATTCCAAAAGAAGTTTTAACAAAATAGTGTTTCAATGGCGAGaaagtttaaaatattatttacgcTACAAGAAAAATGATCTTTAGCGACAACTCAAAAGTACTTATTAGCAACGATATTTTATAGTCGTCACTAACGTGTGGTCACTAATATTGatcaaaaaaacataatattgagattattaatttgttattaattttttatatatataattaaaattgaattaaCAATGTTAGGGGAATGGTGGAGGACTCTATCGCATTCGACTTTAGTGGCTTGTTTGGTGCACCGGAGACAGAAAGAGAGACCTGGCATCAGGCAAAGAAGTCCATGTCCAATGCCTGGGAGTCCCCATCCAGACAATCTGGAGGTCCTTGGGAGAGAGCATGTAGCATATCTTCCCACTCCTTTTCTCCAACCAAAAGCTctgggattatatatataaatgtcaGATATATGTGCATAGTCAAataatgagaaattaatggGGTGACGGGGGGTGTTGAAAGTACCTTCCTGCCCTCGTCGATGAGGAGGGGATGATCGCAGAGGCGGAGATAGAGCTCCTTCTTCGACGAAATACAGAGGGCAGACGACTCGGCGGAGCGGGAGATTATGCTCTTGTACTGGGGTGGAAGAAAGCTTTCCCATACGGCGTCGGATTCGGCGGCCAATCTGAAGTTCGTGGAAACCGATAACGACCGGCACGCGTCCGGAGGACTCGTGAACGACAGCACGCTGGCGATGCACTCTTCAGGTAACGCGTAGATCAAGTCCACCGCCTCATTTTCTGTTGCCATACGTACGCACGTACCTGCCCAAACAacccaatctctctctctctctcaatgggAATGAATCTGACGTTTTTTGTGGTTCTCCCATGGCGGTGGTGTTTAAAAAGACGAGGAAATGTAATGTAAGAAAGCTTAGCGGTTAAGGTACGTTCGGGTGGCAAAGGTTCCAGATACACCATTAGccacaaaaggaaaaatacattCACGATCGAGGATCCCAAAAAGATAcagctttctttttctttttttctttattctctttcttttcctttttcttttttaaaattatgtatttatttttattaggaaaCCTTTATGGTGCTATGATGCTTTTTGGTTTGCGGCTACAAATCAGGGATGAGGATGATCGCCAGAAGAGGAGATAGAGCTCTTTCTTTGACGAAACCCTCCTTTAGCTTCTGTCATGCAAGTGGAGAGTGATACCgagccaaataaatgaattttaaaagaaatttaaactGAGGTGGCAGGCCATGAATGGCAGACAAGGGAgaaagaattatatttttttaatttaaaaaccattgccatgtcaatttaaaaatttttctggatttatttgtttggttctcTAACACTTCTCAATGCAGATACTAATTAAGTTGATCTTTTTTTGTAAGTACGGTATTATTGTGATAGAATTTGAACTCCAgctgagaaaaaataaaaatgtgtaaacgtattaaaaatgtaattaacccctaattttttttaaaaagttaaaattaaaatattactttcaaattaaattaaaaaaaaaaaaattcattttttcattattatcatatttaataatttatcattCAATTATTTGATGAATACAGTAAAagtttcataattttaaaaaaattgaaatttaattaagtaaataatTAGTTtgttaaataagcataattttCGGGTGAATCTTGATCTACTGTCTTTTTGTAATCAGAATTTGTAtaattgatcaaaattttaacaCCCTAACTTTTAGTCCTTAGGATTAAGAAACATTAAGGGTAAAGTACGCTtatccctctcaaactaccaccctaatgacaatttacccttcaaactatcaattgcgataatttattccctaaactaccaaaacaacgATAATTTACCCTTTGAGAATAATGCTAATTTGTGATATTTTGCTATTTGCAgatgaaattataaattttggaGCATTCGAATGGTTAATCTTAAATTGGGAATTGAAATATTTGAGGAAATGAACATTTGGGGTCGTTGATGTATATTTTATTTGGGAAGGTAATGCTTAATTTGTAGGCTTTAACTTCGATTATCAATAGTTTTAGCCAAATCATGTAAATATTTAGGGAAATCGATAAAAAGATGTTGTTTTAGGctttaaattgataaaatatttaagGAAGTAGTTTTATTTCGGCCATAGAAAAGTTTTCAAAAGTTGTTTTGGATTCTAAATGATGGAGACTTCAAATTTGGGTTATTGGtgtttgattttgaattaaGAAAATGGGACGGTGGGTTGAGTGATTAATTGGTAGacttagggcctgtttgagattacatttaaggggcctaaaagtacttttaacagttaaaaagtccgtttgaaaaaaaaaaagaactcgtttggtaaaaaattaataatgctttaattttaagggtccaaaaacttaaaaatggcaaaaacgcatttttgacaaaagcttaaaaatgaagcttttacccaaaaattatttttgacttaaaagctttatttcttaaacacaatctcaaacagactcttagaTCGATCCAAGTTGGAGTTTGGTCGATCGAACATGTGACACTAAAAACAGAGAGTGGTGTGGCACATGGACATTTAagacatgtttgagattgcgtttgagggcttaaaagtgcttttaacactaaaataaagtcaatttaaagaaaaaagtactcgtttggtaaaaaaatttaaagtgcttttaaatgtctaaaaagcctaaaaatggcaaaaacgtacttttggcaaaagcttaaaaatgaagtttttgccaaaaagcattttttgatttaaaagctatatttctcaaacgcaatctcaaacaggctcttactACCCTCACTATTAGGCCAGACATCTCATACTGAGTTATATATCGCTACTAAGAGAATGTTTAATTCCCTATTGttgaccatatatatatggttttcaCTTTACTCTAGACCACTTCAATTGCAAGCTTATTATGATTTAGACCGGGCAAGGAACCCAATTAATGTTACTTGGAAACTGTCTTATTTCTTGGCAATCGAAAAAACACAGAATATAGGGAAAAAATACTtctgttttttcaaataatagaCGCAATATATTATGGTAATAAAAGAAGTCGTGAAGAAAGGTACgtatatattaaattgaaaatataagaGGGACATTGgttgaaattaattaagaaggAGCAAAGTCAGAAAGGAGCTCTTGGAGATGTCAAAGACGCACCACCTTTGTCCGAGAGACCAACATAATTGGGTGCAAGCAGCCACTTTCTGATGTGGCTAGTTTTGTTTGCATTTGTGTTATTCTTGTTCTAGCCATTACGCagccatttattttctattatataggtttgtccaaaagttttataGGATACatcttttcttatttatatattattatatacaCCTTAATTTACATGTAATTAGAACAGATATTATCTAAACCTTTTggtttgaagaatataaaatcaacatttatcacaaatgatttatatccttaagactcttattttagaaatttttgtttttgtttttatctttttatccaTCTCTTATTCATGGATAGACAAATCAACCACTCAATATGTTGGACTACGGCTCCGTTTGTTTTGGCACAATCCCCTAAAACCTTGATGAGAGGAGATTACAATCTTATTACTATCAAATTTGATGAGAGGAGATTACAATTGATTACAACGAATCTCTAAAATCCtctaatatattctaacatcccttGAACTCAAGGAGAATATTCTAAAACctaaagttttcatttttttttttttttttaagagatggCTATGGTCGACAAAAGTGATTAGAAGCGATTGGCAATAGATCAGAGATGCCCCTTAAATAACAATATCAAAAGAGGGTAAACTATGAGCCAAAATAAAACTCAAGCGTAAGCTAAAATGAGTTTGAATTTGAAACAATACTACAAATTAAGGTCAAACAATAAATAAGCCAAAATGAGAACCAAATATAGATTAAAATGGGCTTGGGTTTTAAATAATACCGCAAAGGCCAAAAGATAGTTTGGGTCAACAACATGAGCATCAACAATATGAGATCAAATAATGAGCgaacaaaatgccaaaataattTGGGGAACTATGAGATGAACAATGGTGTTCTTGCGAAACAAAAGCATGGTCAGACGGTCTTCGGTTGGGACCGAAGGCTCTCTAATACCTAAGTTAGCGTCTCATATgtggataaaaaaaatataatgatgATTTGCATTTAAAATCCATGAATCAGTGTGTGCAGAGTGagatataagagagagagagagagagagaaagagagagacacgTGGGATGGAGAGGGTGTTTTTAGAGCCCTTGGCAAAGAGCTCGTAGAAGAACCCTTAGAAAAGGCCTTCTCCTTTTATTCCTAGGTGCAAAAAATGGTGGACACGTGTCATATGGTGAGTAGAGGAGGGCATATTGTAAATAAGTGTAAGTAAGTGGTGCCCATGGTgagatattttctccccaacatGCATAAAAATTGACCATTTAGTCCTAAACTTCTCTGACTGTCCACGTAGAGATATTTTATTACAAGCTTGTATTCGGGGTAATTTAGTCTTACCAAGAGAGTTTAGATCACCAAGCAAGtgaatattttttccttttcgaTATGCATGTAATTCTTGTAGGGGAGACACATCTTCTATAGAGAAAGATCCTTTGTGCAATGTAAGAGCATCCCTATGtctagtcattttttttttttttttagatagtAGAGGGAATGCTATagatttagtaaattgttatactACTGTAATACAATTAGAGTAATATTACAAGCACTGCTATATGATCAGCCTAGTGATATAAGAGTGGGATGGGAGATGAGTATTTAATAAACTACTTACAACTTCAATGCAACTAGGACGACGTGTCGATAAAAATCAGAGGCATGTTACACCATTCTTTCAATCATCtttgtttttacaaatttaataaatccatcattgaatttgtggactcatgtgggtcccataaaaattcaatggtaaattcattcattcactATATAGAGATGGTTCatagaatgatttttatcatttctctaaaaatcaGCATTTGAACCAACAATGacttgtaaataaaaaaaataaaaaaatgattggtgtcactattttttttttcttccatatttctcttatactctcctacaaattcaatagattaactattgaatttttggaatccaccattgacttatgttgGGTTcacataagtttacaaatctaataattgatttataagatgagatgagaaaaatatgcgaaaaaatattgacaccaattatttttctaaaaaaaataagagattgATTTTTACTATCACATTATCCCAATTGTATGGGTATGTATGGAAAAACACATAAACACATAAATTGTGTGGTTCTTTAGTCATACTCATGAAATATGAACCCATTCTAACCTAAgattaaaaatattgttttaccACAATCAAATATTAATAAGCATGGGAAAACatacaaattattttatatcacctAAATTTctataataatattaacaaGTAAAATGataaagagagaaagggagaaagaaataatatctacctagaGCTAGAATGACGTCGGGAGAACATTAAGAAAGCACTTAGCATTCTCCTAAATATTATacaaaacttatttttgattCAGCCAACTTGGATTCAGATTTTTAGGTTCTAAAATCTAAATCCATTCTAATTTCTATCAAGTTTAAAAGATAAACGTTATTTTTCCTTCTCCGGTAGTCTAGTTTTCGTCCCAACTCtattcatattttttcaaaaacaatttacaaattcaatagtagattTAAAAAAGAGTTGGACATGCAAGAGATGATCAAGAATTTGAGGAAAACTTGACCTCGATCAAATCTATgctaattctttttaaaaactGATTTTTATGACCTGCGCATTTCTCTTCTAGAGTATTGATAACTCTTTTCAATAAATCATGGGTTTGATGGgttttgagtatatatatgaacaacccatgatacaaaataaagatcACACAGTGAAAGCATATACTACTTTTTTGCCACAAAGCCTAGCTCTCGTCGTGGGACTGCCTAACCATCTCCATCGTGTTGCCAACCTCCTCCACACCGTCCACTATTTCTACTGCGTCATTTGCCGGATCTGGCTGGGTTCTTGGATTGGTATTTTCAAAGCTCGATCAACTTTGCTTTTCAGACCCGGCCACCTTAACACGCGCCCCTCCACTGTGTTCACTAGCGTCGTCTGCTTCCACATGTAGCCACCTTCCGTGTTGCTTTTCGGGCACCATGCGCCGGAGCGTGGCTCACACGCGCTTGCACATGGTTCTCACGTGCCTACGTGCGGTTGACGCACTCCGGGCAGAATCCTCTAGTAGCCCTCCTCCGCCCCTAGATTCGTTGGTGCTACTGTTTTGTAGGTTTATTTGCCTTTGTCtttattttccctgtatttttatattctttgtgttttttgtggCTAGCTGTCTCTTGGGTTGTTATTGGTTTATTACTGTAGTGGAGACTGTCTTGTGCTggcatttttctattttttgagcCATGCTATCCCCTCCTCAACCGACTACTGATGGTCTTATTTGTTACCCTAAACTGACTACTAAGGGTCATGTTATCCCAGTAAGGGTTTGTGTTGATACCGTCCTACTGATTTGAAACTACTTTTTTTGGTAGTATCAGCTTTTTTGATGGGCcaagtcatttatttgactcattccCAATTGTCCTTGTGACGTCGCTgtcttctttgtattttttgtttttgtaattctcCCTTGCaggaaaaattttatatatatatatatagtggctAAATTAACCTTGGGTAAATTTGGTGAGCATGATCATGAGCATGTCGTTCAAGCTCAACCATTAACTTTCTGTTTCAGACATTCAAGAAAGCTTGAATAGAGAAGtattaaaataagttatatataaGACATGTCAAACAACATGTACAGTAGCTTCATTTTagtattatatttttgaaaagaatattatatatttacttACACATGATCTGGATCCTGGCCTATTAAAGATACAAAACATGAGGAGGCTAGGGTGTTCCGTTTGTGCTCATCACGTTGACACGTTAAGAATGACTAGTAATTAAACAATCAAGGAATAGAATATacctaatttattaaaaaaaatatatctataaaacctaatttaaaaaatataaaataattatgatgGCACAAAATTATGTgcttataattaatttaaccGCTTAAACATGTTTCAAATGAGGGATAATTTCCATTTATAGCTTAAAAGGCAGGTGTTCCCTCCCACCAAAATCCCACATTTCACTCTCCTTTCACAGGACGCCTTACGTCCAAAATGTCCACTCAAATTTCCCGTTTTTTCTCCCACAACTCGAAGGAAAAGTCTCCATCACATTTTCTCTCCACCAATCGAGAGCTCCTCCCCACCTGCAACTTCTTCATTGATTAGATCGATCAAGATCGAGGAGTCTCGAGTGGCACAGAGACATCATGAGTTGCTTCTCATGTTTTATGTTGCAGAGAAGTAAGACAACGACAAGCAAGAGAGATCATGCATCTCCATCTGATGAACACAATCCATGCAGATTTCCGggtaaattatttatttgaaacaaaaaatttgattcAAGTTGGAGCGTTTCTTGtcacttttctctttttggtcTTACATGCATGCCTATATCatcatttattttcattcatcatttttttttttttttttcattcatcatAATCAGGGGTAGATTGTTAAAATGCTAATTTTGTAAATCctaaatatatttgttttcaagggatagctcaatcggctagggaTCACGCCTCATGTAGTgcaggtcactagttcaaatccaatttttctctcttgtgcggacatgttaaaaaaaaaaaaaaaaaatcctatatatatttgattctTGAGAAAGGCTGACTCATTAAATTTTGAGACAACAtgtacagttttttttttttttttttaaatggaaatggaattcaaaggaaaggaaagggCTAGAGGGTTGTCAAATTTAGTGAATGACATCATgatcgaaaagaaaaaaaatagtcaacGAAACCATTGGTGATATTGTTCTCATGTAAAGCTTTTTTTTAGAGGGAGTGTAGTGATGTATTGATGGGCTCACATATGAGGGGGAGATTGATGAGTATACATTTATGAATGTAGTAACTTCAGTGTTACAATGGAAAGATGTTACAAGTGTGATTATTATAACATagttaaacataaatttatagACTTTAAGTCTTTGGGTTAAGTGGTGTCTGAGCATGCTAATTTACCCGATATTAATTTCCCCAATAAGAGTGCAAGTGTAAAAAGGTTGAGTCTAACATTGAAATTATAACACAAGTTAATATAGCATAGTTGGATTCAAAACCCATAGGCTTATACTTTTGGGTTGAGCGGTGTCTCAATATGCTATAGTATGGTCTAATTAGAAAACTTCCCAAAGTATTAATCTTCCCAACAAGTAGTATCAAAGCCAATGATAATATGCAATATGACGTATGATAGTAGACTCTTTCACAATTAGAGTGGGGATGGTGTACACATAGTGTGGATGAGAGTGCTTGGAGTAGAGGTATAAATAGCATGGGGCAGGCAAGCCCATGTAACACATAAGTTATCCTAGGGACAGTCTATCAGATTAATAAAGCTTCCATATAATGGGGAGCATAGTGATCTAGTGATCGACTTACATATGAGAAAGACATTATTAAGTATATACATGTGAGTACAAAAGGTGGAGTTTAACATTGGAAAGATATTT
Coding sequences within it:
- the LOC132172278 gene encoding putative F-box protein PP2-B12, which encodes MATENEAVDLIYALPEECIASVLSFTSPPDACRSLSVSTNFRLAAESDAVWESFLPPQYKSIISRSAESSALCISSKKELYLRLCDHPLLIDEGRKSFWLEKRSGKICYMLSPKDLQIVWMGTPRHWTWTSLPDARFPEVAELISVCWLEIRGKINTGMLSPTTLYTAHLVFKATTGSFGFENQPVEVEVGVVGSAGGHKRSVFLDAERGRRLRHQIVRRRGRRFTRSGILCQPCRPRVKEEDGECPKERGDGWLEMELGEFFNGGEDDDDGEVEMSVLEVKGGNWKGGLIVQGIEIRPKRG